A region of the Clostridium estertheticum subsp. estertheticum genome:
TCGTAATACTGTCTAATATGTTAATGTTAGTATATTCACCGTTCACAATATTAAAGATTTCTCCATAACTAGAGTTTTTATCTTGAAATGTTCTACTTTTTTTCTTGATATCCATCAAAAAAGTTCTGCTTAACGCCTCTATTTCTAAGGTTCTTACATCTTTATTTGCATTAACTTGAATATTCGTAACTACCCCTTGGAACACATCAATAACAGAATCTTTATCATCCTTAAGTGATATTGTAATACTAGACTTTTCATCTGATGTTTCAACATATTTATCAATATTTTCTTCATCAATAATTCCACTTATATAAAGTTTTGCATGCTCATTTAGATCTCTAGTTACCTTTAGTTTTAATATTTTTTGGAATTCATAGGGTGCAATTAAGATATCTCCCTGTGTATACATGTATTCCTCAATCATTAATTCTCATCTCCCTTCTCCCCTTCTACTACCTTTAAATTATTTATTACTTGAAAAGCGACATCTCTCCAATCATTATATTTTTTATAGGGACAACTGAAAGTTCCCATTAAAGTCTTTTCCTTAAATTCCAAAAAGAACATTAAATTATATAAGAAATCATCTATTACTGAGCTCTTAAATTCAAAGAATCCTATGTTCTTAGACTCAACTTCTAAAACTCCCTCTTCATAAAATACATTAGATGGATTACTTTTCTTAATAATCATCTTCATTCCATCTTTAAGTTCTTCAACACGTTCTTCATCTAATGGACTATCAATAATGTTGAGTGTTATAGCTATACTTCCTTCTTCATTGCTCTTAATTATTTCTGGACGGCTTTCCGATGGATATTTAAATTTTCTTACATCAAGTGGCATATCTTCAAAATCCTTTGGAATATATATTTTTAATTTTTCATCAAAAAATTCTTTTTCTTCAAATTCGTAATATCTATTTCCAATTTTTATAGGTCCACTACAAATATCTTTTTTTGCTTGTTTTTTTTCTGATTCATTTATAAAATCTAAAATTTTCTCGTCAATTCTTTTATCCATATTTTCTACCTCCTATTCTTATATAAAAATTAAGCTTTGCCTATTTCATAAATGTTTTTAGGTACATGTAAAATTTATAAGCACTCATATCTTCTAATTTATAACTAGTTCCCCAAAATAAAACATATTATGCCTTCCATTATATCATAATATATACCTTAATTTTACTCATTTGTAATCCTTTTTAAAAAGTTCCATTTCTCCCATCCTTTCATAGCAAATTTCTTTTTAATGTATCTCTCGTTGTTCTAAATAAACTATGAATACATTTTAAAGTCAATTTTTCATTGCTCATAGGGATATATCATATATGCTTACGGAGCAACAGTTTAAACTTCATGACATTGACTTCGATGTAATTCAAGTAATTGGGCCTACTAATAATGATCCTGTTTCAATTAAATATCGATGGATTAAACAAAAATGTGCCTTTATTGTCATCCTTAACTTTTAAAGCTGCAATTACATCTTGACAAAGACAGTGTCTTAAGTGTATAGTGTGTATTGAATAGATACACACTAATTTTTGGGAAGGTGATAAGCTGACATGAAGATCCTAATTTCTAATATATCTAATATACCCCTATACCAACAAATAAAAGATCAACTAAAAGATATTATTTTTAAAGGTGAGATGTCTGAGGGTGATGCGCTTCCATCTATCAGAAATTTTGCCACTGATTTGAAAGTAAGCGTTCTTACTATTCGTCGTGTATACAATGAATTAGAACAAGAGGGTTTTATTACAAGTCAGGTGGGCATTGGCACTTTTATTTCTGCTGGTAATTTAGAACTACTTCGGGACTCTAAACGGCGTATTGTTGAACAAAAAATGCAGGACTTAATTTTAGCAGCAAAGACGTTAAAAATTTCTAAAGGGGAATTAAACGCAATGATGGATATTCTATATGAGGAGGATTAACAATGAGCAATGTATTAGAAGTATCAGGCTTAAATAAATCTTATGGTGATTTTGCCCTTAATGATGTTAGTTTCTCTTTACAGGAAGAGTGTATTACAGGTTTTATAGGTATCAATGGGGCTGGTAAAACAACCACTATAAAGAGCATTCTTAGTCTTGTAATGAAAGATACTGGTACTGTCAAATTCTTTGGAAAGTTATGGATAAGCACGAGCACGAGTTAAAAAACCGTATTGGAGTTGTACTGGATGGAAATTGCTTTTATGACGAATTGTCAATGAAAGAAATGAAAAGCATTATTGCACCTGCATATTCTAGTTGGAATGAACGGGATTACAAAACCTACATGGACCGTTTTTCGCTAAATCCACGCCAAAAGATTTCAACACTCTCAAAAGGTATGAGTATGAAATTCGCATTGACCTTGGCACTTTCTCATCAGGCGGACTTACTTATTATGGACGAACCTACAAGTGGCCTTGATCCTTTAATCCGTAGCCAGCTTATGAATATCTTGACGGATTATATGAAACAAGGTGGTAAAAGCGTTTTCTTTTCAACGCACATAACCTCAGATCTAGATAAAATTGCTGATATGATAATTCTTATTAATAATGGCAAGATTTTGTTTGATGAAGAGAAGGATGCATTAATGGATACCCATAGATTAGTAAAAGGTGATAACAAAGATTTGACTGTTGACAGAAGAAAACTATTCTTAAATATTCAAGAATCAAGCTTTGGATTTACTGGTATAACCAATAAATTATCTCAAGTTCAAAATAGCATGAAAGACATATTGATTGAAAGACCTACTATAGAAGATATTATGCTTGGTTATGTAGAAGGAGGGGGAAAATAATGTTGTTTCATCTTGTTAAAAAAGACTTTTTACTTATAAAAAAATATTTGCTACTTATGATACTTATACCAATTGCCATACCAATTCTTATGATGATACAATCGTCCCAGCTTTTGGGTTTAAGTTCTTTTGTTATGTCAGTGATTTTTACGGTGTTTATGTTGTATCAATATGTTTTGATGGCAGAAATGAAATACCCTAAGGCGGAGACTTTGCTATGTGCTACGCCTTACTCTCGCAGTCTTCTTGTAAAAGCAAGATATGTGTTTCTATTGTTACCATTTGCTTATTGCTCTGTGGCATACAATGTACTAGCACTACTATTTTCCAAAATTGAATACCTTACACCATCCACTTACCTTATTGCTATGCTGATTTCAGTAATTCTATTTGGTATATATACACCCATACAATATAAATTAGGTTTTGAAAAAACAAAGTATTTCTTCGTCTTAGTGATTATGGGAGCCCCATCCTTAATGGTTTTATTAATAAAAGCCAATATTAAACTCAATTTTACAGGATTGTCTGCAATGACTATATTTGTTCAGTACCTGATATCGATTGTGGCTATAATTGCTATTATCTATATTTCTATGAATGTATCTATAAAAATTTACTCAAAGAAAGAATTGTTATAACCTATTCATTTTGAGAAAGGAGTCATACCTATGCAAGATTTACAACCCATAGCAATAACATTATGTGTGCTGTTTCCCTTTGTGTATTTAACTTATAAACACTTTAAAGATAATCCCTATAAATAAATTATATCTTTAAATAGAAAATGAAGTGGCATTAGCTAAAGCTTAGGCTAATGCCACAATTGAAATCTATATTATGATTACTGTTTATCTGTTTAAGTGTGTGATAACTTTGGAAACATAAATTGATTATTCGCAAGTAACAGTGTATCTTCACCTAGAGCAAATAAAGTACCCTCTCCTTCTATTGGCTTAATTAAATAAGAATCAGTTTCTTTTGGTGTAAAATAAAGTTTTTCCCTTTTTATGTTTTCATCTACCAAATAATCAATCATTTTATCTAACAAAATATCTTCTTTGCAAAAGACATTTAGTATCTCTATTGCATCTCCCTCAAAATTTGCAATTATAACTGCATCATAATCTTGAATATAATAAACACTGTCAGTCATATCCAAAGTACAATAAAACATAATCAATTCCGCATTACCACACATAGAAATTTTAGCTAATGAAGAAGGAACATTTGCTTTATCATACACTAATGCTCTGTCACATTTATTAGTCATATCTAATTTTTTTACAAGTCCATTTTTATCATGTTTACTTATAAATTTTGTACACTGACATTGGTTTAATGTTGTAAACCCAAATTTCGGGTAAAAATTGAGTACTGAGTCATTCGCAAATAAATAAAGTAAATCACATTTATCTTTCCATTCTTCAATGATCTTTTCCATGATTACTCTACTGAGTCCCTTATTTCTATAAGCAACATCAGTCATCACTGTTCCTAATTGAATATAACGTTTTGATTTCCCAAAAACCTCAAAGTCCATTATGTTTACTGACACATTAGAAACAACAACGTTTCCATCCATGAGTGAATAAGGTAAAAATTGATTTTTCCAGTATCCGTATTGATACCACTGTTCAAAATCAAATCCAAATGTCTTCTTAGTTAAAGCATTAAAACTTATTCTAAATTTATCCTCTTCACCAGTTCCGATAATAAATTTATACTTTTTACCATTAATTTTTATATGTTCCATAATTCAGACCTCCTTGGTAATATAACCCAGTTTATGCAGTAATTCTAAAATTCAACGTTCAAAAGTCTAGTGTTACTAATATATCCGCAACTTTCCAATGTATTTTTAGAATTATAATTATGGTACCAGCATCCTGTTAGTGGCTTAAATCCATTTTCATGACAAATATCCCTTAAATGCAAAATGATACTTCTTCCAACTCCCTTTTGGCGATACTTTGCAACTGTAAACATACCCGTAGCTTTATACTCCGTAAAAATATTGCAATCTTCTATTATACCAAAGCCTAAAATTTCATCATTTTTTTCTAATATATAAATTTTATTTTGTAAAGAACTATATTGAAATGTATCAAAAAAATTATCTGATTGTTCTTTTATAGCAGGTGTATCTATTTCTGTAGCTACTCTTAAAAGATTCCTATTATACATTGGTGGTTTTATTTCATACATCAAATTTTTGTTTTCTTCAAAAAAATAGGCCTGCATATTTACTTTTTTATGAAAATCCAGTGATAAGGATAATAAAAGTTCATCGCAAGTTGGTACGAAAGCACCTTTAACATGATATTGCTCTAATATATCTTTGAAAATACTTTGAGCATATTTCATCGCACTAATATCTACATAAAATTGTGTAAGAAGTCTGTCTTCATAAATTGCAAAATATCCTTTGTTATTATTATCAATATATATTGAATATAAATCTGATTTTAAAATATGAGATTCTAGGAAATTATCATAAATTCCACTTAAACTATTAAAATATTTAAAAAACATAGCTTTATTTTCGTTAAATGAAGTTTTTATAAATTTATACTCCAATTTATTCCTCCTGATTACTTATAATTTTTTATAACTTTTTATATCCTTATTATTGCATTTTTACAGCTCTAATTAATAAAAAATTTGGTTTATGGATATCTTTTTTCATGTTGGGTATAAGCTCTAAAGCTTCCTCGTCTGGTAATGGTTCAAGCATTTTTTCAATTTTAAAGCCCGTTTCAATTAGAGTGTTTATAATTTCAGAAAATGGTCTATGATATTTTATTACACCTTCAATAAACCATTTCACACTACGTTCACCACTTTCCATATAGTCAGAAAGATTATAAAACAAAGGTTTTTTATTTTCATCTAATGTCCATACTGGCCCTTGTTTTGGAGCTGTGGTAAGCGGATGCTCTTGTGAATAAATAAGCAAGCCATTATCTTTTAGTAAATAATTTATGTCTCTAAGTAATTTGCTAAAAGATTTAACATAATGAAAAGCAAGGGAACTATAAACTATATCAAACTTCTCCTCTATTGTGCTTATATCATTCATATCAAGATGAATATATTCAATACTTTCAAAGGCATTATCAACTTTTGCAATTGATAGCATTTTTTCTGAGATATCAACACCTACAACCCTTGCAGCGCCCCTATTTAATAAATTAACACAGTTCTCTCCAAAACCACAACCTAAATCAAGTACAGTTTTTCCGACCATATCAGGGAGCGAACTTTGCATTGCAGGTTTTTCCTGAATATTATTGTAATTAATTTTGTTATCTCGAAGCTTCTTGTATCCTTCAAAGAAAATTTCGTTATCATATATATTTTGAACATTAGACATAAAATCCACCCCTCTAAAAGTATTAAATAAGATCTAGCAACCTATAAATACATTATATACCATAGATTTGCATTCTACAATTTACAAAGAGACGTAAATATATCTATAAGAAAATAAGTTTACAATCATTTTAATTTAATGATTGTAAACTTATTTTATTGAGCATCTATCCTAAACAAGTATTTAATATATTACTTTGGAGCTTATAATACCTCACCTGCTACTTCTGATTCTACTTTAACTTCTATATCAGCTATTATAGGTAAATCTTTATTTATCTTAGCATAAACACTAAGTATATAGTCTTTGTCTACATAGTAATCTTTAGTGTCTTCTGAAGGTGCATCATATCTTAAATCCCTTAAAACTCTTGAAACAATACTAACTAATCCTCTAGCGCCCATCTTTTCTTCAATAGCAATATCTGCAATTGCTTCAAAACAATTATTGTTAAACTCAAGATTTTTGCCCAAATAAGCAAATATCCTTCTATACTGTTCAAATACGCTAGTATCAAGTTTAAGTACTTCAATAAGATTATCTCTTGATAATGGATCTAAATTTGATAATACTTGAAATCTACCAAGTAACTCTGGAATTAATCCAAACTCTTGCAAATCTTTTTTTATTATGTTTGATCTAAGATACTTTGTATATTCATAATCTTTTTCATAATTCTTTACAGTTGATTCTACATTGTCTGTCACATTAAAACCTAATTTTCTTACAATTCCTGGCTTAGTAAACTGCTTTAACCTATTATTTGGACTAAATTTAAGGCGATTTTCCACAATAGTTTCAATACCATCAAAAGATCCACCTGCAATAAATAAAATATTAGTTGTATTTATTTCAATCATTTTACTTGTGGGATTTTTACGACCTCCACCTTCTGGTACTCTAACAATACTACCCTCAACCATCTTAAGTAAACCTTGCTGAACTCCTTCACCTGATACATCTCTTGTAATAGTCATTGTCTCACCCTTTTTGGCTATCTTATCAAGTTCATCAATAAATATAATTCCTTTCTGGGCAAGTTCAATATCGCCCTCTGCCCTTACTAAAAGTGAGTATATCATACTCTCAATATCATCACCAACATATCCAGCCTCGGTCAAACTTGTGGCATCACCAATAACAAATGGCACTTGGGCAATATCTGATAATTTTTTGGCTAGTAAAGTTTTTCCAGTACCTGTTGGTCCAGTTAGTAATATATTATGCTTTTCTAAATCTATACCAGTTGCAATTCTTATCATATGATTATGTAATTCTATAGATAACTCTATTTTAGCCCCTTCTTGGCCTATTATAGACTGATCTAATAGTCCTTTTATCATTTTTGGTGTTATTGTTATCCTTGTTTCTTCTGATGTTATATTTCCGTAAACTGCCTCTTTTTGCTGCGGTTTTATTGCTATACTACGTTTATTTAACATTTACTACACCATCCTTTTAAATTTACACTACCTTTTAAACTTTCTATTTTTTCTAAAGCTACTTTTCATCACTTTCATAGTATTCAGATGTTTAGCAAGTGATTGAGTATTTTTCATATTCTGTATATGACTTGTGGCAAATAAACCACGTTGAACTTCTTCGCTTATAGGATATCTAACATCAATTCTATTTATATAGCTTTTAATAAGTTTAACATAGACTAA
Encoded here:
- a CDS encoding ABC-2 transporter permease; this encodes MLFHLVKKDFLLIKKYLLLMILIPIAIPILMMIQSSQLLGLSSFVMSVIFTVFMLYQYVLMAEMKYPKAETLLCATPYSRSLLVKARYVFLLLPFAYCSVAYNVLALLFSKIEYLTPSTYLIAMLISVILFGIYTPIQYKLGFEKTKYFFVLVIMGAPSLMVLLIKANIKLNFTGLSAMTIFVQYLISIVAIIAIIYISMNVSIKIYSKKELL
- a CDS encoding class I SAM-dependent methyltransferase, producing MSNVQNIYDNEIFFEGYKKLRDNKINYNNIQEKPAMQSSLPDMVGKTVLDLGCGFGENCVNLLNRGAARVVGVDISEKMLSIAKVDNAFESIEYIHLDMNDISTIEEKFDIVYSSLAFHYVKSFSKLLRDINYLLKDNGLLIYSQEHPLTTAPKQGPVWTLDENKKPLFYNLSDYMESGERSVKWFIEGVIKYHRPFSEIINTLIETGFKIEKMLEPLPDEEALELIPNMKKDIHKPNFLLIRAVKMQ
- a CDS encoding GNAT family N-acetyltransferase, coding for MEYKFIKTSFNENKAMFFKYFNSLSGIYDNFLESHILKSDLYSIYIDNNNKGYFAIYEDRLLTQFYVDISAMKYAQSIFKDILEQYHVKGAFVPTCDELLLSLSLDFHKKVNMQAYFFEENKNLMYEIKPPMYNRNLLRVATEIDTPAIKEQSDNFFDTFQYSSLQNKIYILEKNDEILGFGIIEDCNIFTEYKATGMFTVAKYRQKGVGRSIILHLRDICHENGFKPLTGCWYHNYNSKNTLESCGYISNTRLLNVEF
- a CDS encoding GntR family transcriptional regulator; translation: MKILISNISNIPLYQQIKDQLKDIIFKGEMSEGDALPSIRNFATDLKVSVLTIRRVYNELEQEGFITSQVGIGTFISAGNLELLRDSKRRIVEQKMQDLILAAKTLKISKGELNAMMDILYEED
- the clpX gene encoding ATP-dependent Clp protease ATP-binding subunit ClpX codes for the protein MLNKRSIAIKPQQKEAVYGNITSEETRITITPKMIKGLLDQSIIGQEGAKIELSIELHNHMIRIATGIDLEKHNILLTGPTGTGKTLLAKKLSDIAQVPFVIGDATSLTEAGYVGDDIESMIYSLLVRAEGDIELAQKGIIFIDELDKIAKKGETMTITRDVSGEGVQQGLLKMVEGSIVRVPEGGGRKNPTSKMIEINTTNILFIAGGSFDGIETIVENRLKFSPNNRLKQFTKPGIVRKLGFNVTDNVESTVKNYEKDYEYTKYLRSNIIKKDLQEFGLIPELLGRFQVLSNLDPLSRDNLIEVLKLDTSVFEQYRRIFAYLGKNLEFNNNCFEAIADIAIEEKMGARGLVSIVSRVLRDLRYDAPSEDTKDYYVDKDYILSVYAKINKDLPIIADIEVKVESEVAGEVL
- a CDS encoding GNAT family N-acetyltransferase, encoding MEHIKINGKKYKFIIGTGEEDKFRISFNALTKKTFGFDFEQWYQYGYWKNQFLPYSLMDGNVVVSNVSVNIMDFEVFGKSKRYIQLGTVMTDVAYRNKGLSRVIMEKIIEEWKDKCDLLYLFANDSVLNFYPKFGFTTLNQCQCTKFISKHDKNGLVKKLDMTNKCDRALVYDKANVPSSLAKISMCGNAELIMFYCTLDMTDSVYYIQDYDAVIIANFEGDAIEILNVFCKEDILLDKMIDYLVDENIKREKLYFTPKETDSYLIKPIEGEGTLFALGEDTLLLANNQFMFPKLSHT